The Mycobacteriales bacterium DNA segment GCACACCGCCGCGACCGCGGTCACCGGTCCCGGCTCGCGCCGTTGCGCCACCGTCATCGCGATCCCCTCCGCTGGCAGTACGCGCCGCGGCGGGGATTCCTTCGGTCGGACTCGCGCTCAACACCGCACCCCCGCGGTGCCGATCACGATCTGGAACGGCCGCGCGCTCCCCCCGCGCGCGGCCGTTCCTCCCGTTCCCGGGTTAGCCTGTGGCCGTGGACGTCCTGGCCAGGCACAACGTGCACGTGACGGGGGACCCGGACGGGCAGCCGATGGTCTTCGCGCACGGTTTCGGCTGCGACCAGAACATGTGGCGGTTCGTGGCGCCGCGGTTCGCGGACCGGTTCCGGGTCGTGCTGTTCGACCACGTCGGCAGCGGCGGCTCCGACCTGTCCGCGTACGACCCCGAGCGGTACGCGTCGCTGCACGGCTACGCGCGCGACGTGGTCGAGATCTGCCACGCGCTCGACCTGCGCGACGTCGTCTTCGTCGGCCACTCCGTCTCCGCGATGGTCGGCGTGCTCGCCGCCGCGGCCGAGCCGGGGCTGTTCGCGAAGCTGGTGCTCGTCGGCCCGTCGCCGCGGTACATCGACGACGCGGCGTACACGGGCGGGTTCTCCGAGAACGACATCGGCGAGCTGCTCGACTCGCTGGACAGCAACTACCTCGGCTGGTCGTCCGCGATGGCGCCCGTGATCATGGGCAACGCCGACCGGCCCGAGCTCGGCGAGGAGCTGACCGCGTCGTTCTGCCGCACCGACCCGGCGATCGCGCGCGACTTCGCGCGGGTGACGTTCCTCTCCGACAACCGCGGCGACCTCGCGCGCGTCGAGACGCCGGCGCTCGTGCTCCAGTGCACCGACGACGTCATCGCGCCCGTCGCCGTCGGCGAGTACGTCGCCTCGACCATGCCGAACGCCTCCCTCGTGCTGCTCGACGCGACCGGCCACTGCCCGAACCTCAGCGCGCCGGACGCGACCTCCGACGCGATCGCGGCGTTCGTCGCGTGAGGGCGGCGGCGCCGTGAGCGACCGCGCCCTCGAGGCGTTCCACGCCGCTCTGCTCGACGACGACCCGGCCGAGCTGTACGACCGCGCGCCCTGCGGCTACCTCTCCACGACGCCGGACGGCGTCGTCGTCAAGGTCAACGCGACGTTCCTCACCTGGACCGGCCACGCGCGGGAACAGGTCGTCGGCCGGACGTTCGCGTCGCTGCTGTCGGCGGGCGGGCGGATCTACCACGAGACGCACTACGCGCCGCTGCTGCGGATGCGGGGCAGCGTCCGCGAGATCGCGTTGGAGATCGTGTGCGCCGACGGCTCGCGGCTGCCGGTGCTCGTGAACTCCGTCCTCGACCGCGCGGCCGACGGCACGCCGCGCGTCATCCGCACCGCCGTCTTCGACGCGACCGACCGGCGCGAGTACGAGCGCGAGCTGCTGCGCGCCAAGCGGCGCGCCGAGGAGTCGGAGGCGAACGCGCTGGTGCTGGCGCGGACGTTGCAGCGCACGCTGATCCCGCCGACGCCGCCGGAGGTGCCCGGCCTCGACGTCGCGGCGGCGTACCGGCGCCGGCCGGCGACGGGCGCGAGGTCGGCGGCGACTTCTACGACGTGTTCGAGGTCGGGCCCGGCGACTGGGTCGTCGCGATCGGCGACGTCTGCGGCAAGGGCGTCGACGCCGCCGTCGTCACCGCCGTCGCGCGGTACACGCTGCGCGCCGCGGCCGTCCGCGTCACCTCCCCCGCCGAGGCGCTGGCGATCCTCGACGACGTGCTGCGGCGGCACGAGACCGACCGGTTCTGCACCGTCGCGCTGCTGCGGCTGCGCGAGCACGACGGCGGCTGGACCGCGACCGTCTCCTCCGGCGGCCACCCGCGGCCGTTGCTGCTGCGGCCCGGCGCGGCGCCGGAGTGGTTCGGGCCGGAGGGGTCGCTGATCGGCGTGCTGGACGGGGCGGCGTTCGAGGACGCGTCGACCGAGCTGCGTCCCGGCGACGCGCTCGTGCTCTACACCGACGGCGTCACCGAGGCGCGCAGGGACGGCGAGTTCTACGGCGAGGCGCGGCTGGTCGACCGGGCCGTGCGGTCGGCCGTCGCCGCGGCAACGATCGCCGAGGAGCTCTGCACCGACGTCGTCGACTTCCAGCGCGGCGACGCGCGCGACGACATCGCGATCGTGGCCGTGCGCGTGCCGGCGCCGGAGGGCTGACCCCGGCGCCGGCCCCGCGTCACACGCCGGTCCGCAGCGCCCCCGGGAAGCCGGCGTCGGCCTCCCAGATGTCGGTGAAGACCATCGCGCAGTTCGTCGCGGTGCTCGAGTGCGTCCCGCCGCTGAGGATGCCGCGGGCGGTGATGCCGCCGTCGGTGCGGACGGTGTAGACGGGGGCGCCGGAGTCGCCGTGCTGCGAGCACGAGCCGTAGCGGAACGCCATGACCGCCGGCCGGACCGTCTCGCCGTTCGTGTACCGGTAGCTGGCGGAGATCTCGCCGACGTACCAGCCGCACTGCTCGCCGGAGACGTAGCCGCCGAAGCACGGCTTGTCGCCGATGATCGCCCGCCGGTTCAGCATCTCCTTGACGACCGCGGACGACGACGACGTGGGGCCGCCGCGGTAGATGTACGGCCACGTGGCCCCGCCCTTGTCCAGCAGGATGTACGCGAGGTCGCCGTGGTAGGTCGTCTGGCCGGTCATGTAGACCGTCCCGGTGCCGTCGGTCCACGACTCGCGGTAGCCCGACCGCACGTTGCCCATGTACGTGTCGATCGACGCCGTACCGGAGTAGATCCAGCCGCCGTTCGGCGCGCAGTGCCCGGCGGTGATCATCACGTAGTTCGCGTTGTACCAGCTGAACCCGGCCGTGCAGGATGCGCCGTTCTGGTCCTCGATCTTCGCGCCGCCGTAGTACGGCGAGATGTCCTGCTGCCGGTTCGCCATGAGGCTGCCGCGGTTCGGGTCGACGCGCACCGCGACCGCGCGCGTGCCGTAGCGGCGCGCCAGCGCGCGCAGCAACGGCTCGCTGCGGCGTTCGACGGTGACGAGCACGCGGTCGTGCTCCGGGTCGGGCGAGGCGACGTAGACCAGGTGCCCGTCCGGCACGTCGGCGTCGGTCAGCGCGATCGCGTCCTGCTGGATGCGGTCGAGCTCGGCCCGGCTCGCCACCACCCGCCGGACGCGCCGCGGCACCGCCGCGCCGCGCGCGGGCACGAACGCCGCGGCCGTGGCCAGGCCGGCCGGCGTCACCGCGTCGAGGACGACGGTGCCGGAACGCCGGTCCACCCACGGGTAGCCGAGGTCGGCCGGGTGCCGTTCCGAGAGCGTCCACGCGTCGTCCAGCGCGCCGGCGACCTCCTCGGTCACCGGCGGCACCTCCGTGATCCGCGTCGGGAGCACCGTGAGCCCGCTGGGCTCCGCCCGCGCCGCGACCGGCGCCGAGACCGCGGCGAGCGCGCTCAGCGCGGCCGCCCCTACCAGTACGCGACCGCGGTGCGGTCGCCGCGCACGACGTGCCATGGCCCCTCCTCCATGCCGTCCGCGCCGGACGGCTCCGGGGCGGGGACGGACCGTACTGCCGTTCGCCGCGCGGCGATACGGGGGTGCCCCTCCCGCAAACTCGCTGGACGCGGCCCCGGGGTCACGGTGGGATGCGCGGCGATGCCCAGGATGCACGCGGACGAGGTGGAGATCGGGCCGGACCTCGTCCGGCGGCTGCTGCGCGCGCAGCTCCCGCGGTGGGCCGACCTGCCGCTGACCCACCTGTCCTCGGCCGGCACCGACAACACCATCTACCGGCTCGGCGACGACCTCGCCGTGCGGCTGCGCCGCCGCCCCGGCGCCGCCGGCCAGGTGGACAAGGAGTACGCCTGGCTGCCGCTGCTCGCGCCGCACCTGCCGGCGGAGGTCCCGGTCCCGCTCGCGCTCGGCGGGCCGGGCGAGGGGTACCCGTGGACGTGGTCGGTCTGCCGCTGGGTGCACGGCGACGTCGTGCCGACCGACGGGCTGCCCGACGCGGCGGCGCTGGCGTGCGACCTGGCGGCGTTCGTCGTCGCGCTGCGCGGCTGCGACGCGACCGGCGGGCCGCCGCCCGGCGACCACAACTTCGGCCGCGGCGTCCCGCTCGCCGCCCGCGACGCGCTGACCCGCCGCTGCCTCGCCGAGCTCGGCGACCTGGTCGACGCGGCGGCCGTGCTGCGCGTGTGGGAGGCGGCGTTGCGCGCGCCGGTGTGGGACCGGCCGCCGGTGTGGGTCCACGGCGACCTCCAGTCCGGCAACCTGGTCGCCCGCGACGGCCGGCTGCGCGGCGTCATCGACTTCGGCGGCCTCGGGGTCGGCGACCCCGCCGTCGACCTCCTCCCGGCGTGGAACCTGCTGCCCGCCACGGCCCGCGCCACCTACCGCGCGGCAACGGGCGCCGACGACGCGACGTGGGAACGCGGCCGCGCGTGGGCGCTGTCCGTCGCCGTCGTCGCGCTGCCGTACTACCTGCACACCAACCCGGCGATCGTCGCGCAGTCCTGGCACGTCGTCGCCGAGGTGCTCGCGGACGCCGCCTAGACCAGGTCGTCCATCGCGCGCAGCACGCGCTTCTCCGACACCGGGAACGCCGTGCGCATCGTCGGCGCGAACAGCTGCACCCGCAGCTCCTCGATCATCCAGCGGACGTGCCGCACCGCCTCGTCGTGCCGCCGCGCCGGCGGCAGCCCGCGCAGCAGCTCGTCGTACTCGTCCTCGAGCTGCCGGACCACCTGCGCGTTGAGCCGGTCCCGGCCCGGGTCGCGCGGCAGGCGTTCCAGCCGGACCTCGACCGCCTGGAGGTAGCGCGGCAGGTCGCGCAGCCGCTGCCGACCCGTCTCCGCCACGAACCCCTCGTGCACCAGGCGGTCGAGCTGCCGGTCCACGTCCGCCGGCAACGCCGCGCGGTCGCGCACCCGCCGCGCCGCGGCGAGCGCCTCCCCTGCCGCCACCACCACCTCGAACGTCGCGTCCGCCAGCTCCGGCCGCACCCGGTCGCGCAGCTCGGCGAACGCCGCCTCCGTCCACGGCGGCTCGTCCACCAGCGAGTCGAGCGCGGCGACGACGCAGTCGTCCAGCAGCGCCGGCACCGACGGGTACGGGCTGGCCGGCAACGCCAGCTTCACCTGCTTCGGCAGCCGGCCGACGACGGCGCGCACCGGGTTGCCGAGGCCGAGCAGCAGCAGGCGGCGGACGCCCGCGCGGTGCGCCACGCGCTGCTCCGCCTCCGTCGCCAGCACCCGCACGCCGACCGTCGCGCCCTCGTCCACCAGCGCCGGGAACCCCTGCACCGTCCCGCTCGCGAACGTCCGCGGCACATCCGTCCACGCCGTCAGTCCGCGGCGTTCGACCTCGGTCGCCGCCGACGACAGCGCCTCCAGCACGGCCGGCCAGGCCTTGGCGCGCAAGGCTTCCAGGTCCTTCCCGGCCGCGACCTCGCGCCCGCGCTCGTCCACCACGCGGACCGTCATGCGCAGGTGCGGCGGCACGCGCGACCAGTCCCACGCGTCGTACGGCACCACGACGCCGGTCATCCGCCGCAGCTCGTCGGCGAGCACGTCGAGCAGCGGCCCCGACCGCGGCACGACCCGCCGCAGCACCGCCGCCGCCGTGTCCGGCACCGGCACGAGGCCGACGCGCAACGGCTTCGGCAGCGACCGCAGCAGCGCCGTCACCAGGTCGAGCCGCAGCCCCGCCACCTGCCAGGTCAGGTCGTCGCCGTCGACGCGCGGCAGCACCGCGAGCGGCACCTCGACCGTCACGCCGTCGGCCGGGTCGCCCGGGTCGAACCGGTACGTCAACGGCAGGTGCAGGTCGCCCTGCACCCACTCGCCGGGGAACTCGCCGAGGTCGACGCCGGCGCGCAGCACCAGGTCGCGCGGGAACGTCAGCAGGTCCGGCGTCGCGCGGCGCGCCTGCTTCCACCACGCGTCGAAGTGCCGCGCCGACACGACGTCGGCGGGGATGCGCGCGTCGTAGAAGTCGTGCAGCGCCTGGTCCTCCACGACCAGGTCGCGCCGCCGCGCCCGGTGCTCCAGGTCCTCGACGTCGGCGAGCAGCGCGCGGTTGGCGGCGAAGAACGCGTGGTGCGTCTCCCAGTCGCCCTCCACCAGCGCCGAGCGGATGAACAGCTCGCGCGACACCGCCGGGTCGATCCGCCCGTAGTCGACCGTGCGGCCGGTGACGAGCGGGATGCCGTAGAGCGTGACGCGTTCCGTCGCCACGACCGAGCCGCGCTTGCGCGACCAGCGCGGCTCGCTGTAGCGGCGCACCACCAGGTGCCCCGCCAGCGGCTCCACCCACTCCGGCTCGATCCGCGCGCAGATCCGCCCCCACAGCCGCGACGTCTCCACCAGCTCGGCCGCCACCACCCACCGCGGCGGCTTCTTGAACAGCGCGCTGCCCGGGAACACCGCGAACTTCGCGCCGCGCGCGCCCAGGTACTCGTTGCGGTCGGCCTCCTTCAGGCCGACGTGCGAGAGCAGACCGGCGAGCAGCGCGCCGTGCACGCGCCGGCCGTCCGCCGGCGTCGCCGCCTCGTGCAGCCCCAGGTCGGCGGCGATGCGGGCGAGCTGGCCGTGCAGGTCCTGCCACTCGCGCACCCGCAGGTAGTGCAGGAACTCCGCCTTGCAGAGCCGCCGGAACGCGCTGGAGGACAGCGCGTCCTGGCGTTCCTGGAGGTGGTCCCACAGCTTCAGGTAGGCGAGGAAGTCCGACGCCGGGTCGGCGAACCGCGCGTGCATCGCGTCCGCCGCCTGCTGCTTGTCGGCGGGGCGTTCGCGCGGGTCCTGCACCGTCAGCGCCGCGGCGATCACGAGCACCTCGCGGAGGCAGCCGTTGCCGTCCGCCTCGAGCACCATCCGCCCGAACCGCGGGTCGAGCGGGAGCTGCGCCAGCCGCCGCCCGAGCGGCGTCAGCCGCGGCTCGCCCCGCCCCTCCTCCAGCGCGCCCAGCTCGTGCAGCAACGCCACCCCGTCGCGCACCGCGCGCCGGTCCGGCGGGTCCACGAACGGGAACTCCTCGACCTGCCCGAGCCCCAGCGCCGCCATCCGCAGCACCACGCTGGCGAGGTTCGTGCGCTGGATCTCGGGGTCGGTGTACTCCGGCCGCGCGAGGAAGTCCTCCTCCGAGTAGAGCCGCACGCAGATGCCCTCCGCGACGCGGCCGCAGCGGCCCTTGCGTTGGTTCGCCGACGCCTGGCTGACCGCCTCGATCGGCAGGCGTTGCACCTTCAGCCTCGTGCTGTAGCGCGAGATGCGCGCCGTGCCCGGGTCGACCACGTAGCGGATGCCGGGGACCGTCAGGCTGGTCTCCGCGACGTTCGTGGCGAGCACCACGCGGCGGCCGTTCGACCGCTCGAAGACGCGGTGCTGCTCCGCGTGCGACAGCCGCGCGTACAGCGGCAGCACCTCCGTGTCGCGCAGGTCCAGCCGGCGCAGCGCGTCCGCCGTGTCGCGGATCTCGCGCTCGCCGGACAGGAACACCAGCACGTCCCCCGGCCCCTCGTGCCGCACCTCCCGCACCGCGTCGACCACCGCCTGCACCGGGTCGGTGTCCTCGTCCGGCGGGCGGTAACGCACCTCCACCGGGTACGTCCGCCCGCTCACTGTCATTACGGGCGCGCCGCCGAAGTGCGCGCTGAACCGTTCCGTCTCGATCGTCGCGCTGGTGACGATCACCTTCAGGTCCGGCCGGCGCGGCAGCAGCCGCTTCAGGTAGCCGAGGAGGAAGTCGACGTTCAGGCTGCGCTCGTGCGCCTCGTCGATGATCAGCGTGTCGTACTGGCGCAGCTCGCGGTCGCTCTGGATCTCCGCCAGCAGCACGCCGTCGGTCATCAGCTTCACGAGCGTGTCGTCATTCGATCGGTCCGCGAAGCGCACCTTGAAACCCACCGTCGTGCCGAGGTCGGTACCCAGCTCCTCCGCGATGCGGTCCGCGACCGTCCGCGCCGCCAGCCGCCGCGGCTGCGAGTGCCCGATCGTGCCCCTGATGCCGCGGCCGAGCTCCAGGCAGATCTTCGGGAGCTGCGTCGTCTTCCCCGACCCCGTCTCACCCGCGACCACCACCACCTGGTGGCCCGCGATCGCCTCCGCCAGCGCGTCCTTCGCCTGGCTCACCGGCAGTTCGGGTGGGTACGTGATGGTTGGCCGGTTCGCGAGCCGGCGCGCGATGCGCTGCTCGGCGCGCCCCACCTCGGCGGCGAGACGTTCCAGCGGCTCGCGTCCCTGCTCCAACCGCCGGCGCAGCCGGTGCTCGTCGCGCAACGTCAGGGAAGGGAGGCGGTCGAGCAGCGCGGGGGTGCTCGGGGTCGTCGCCATGGCGCCGTTCAGCCTAGGTCCCCAAGCGCACGCCGACACCCTGATAACGGATGGCGGGAGAACCAGGCGGCTGTTCGGCGGACGGCGGACAATCTGCTCGTGCCTGTCGTCGTCCGCGCCCGTGATAGAGAGTTGGGTTCGGGGTCGCAACGTCCGCTCATGCCGCAACGGGAGTGGCGGTGATGCCGGGCGGTCGGCGGGCGGCGCTGCGTCGACGCAGTCGTGTGCCTGCCACGGCGACTGCAACTTAGCCGCGCGTGATCGTTGCCCGGCCCTACGGTCTCACCATGGCCCTGACACCTGACCAGCGCAGTGCACAGCGACGCCTCATCGGCCTTGTCCGCGTCGGCAGCAACGGCTCCCTGAGCCGTGAGCACGGACTTGGCTGGTGGCGCGAGGAGACGGACGGCGAGTGGAAGAGTGGACACAACGACATCACGGAGATGTTCGAGGCTCTCGGCATCCCCTACGACGTCACGATCGAGAAGCGACCGATCCGCGGACGCGTCCGAGCGGTCATCGGCGCCTACGTCGCATGGGATGACCTCCCAGCTGTCGTGCGCTGGATGCCTTCGTTCCAGCAGTTGATCGACCAGGTGGAGGCTGGCGGCTAGTGATGAGGCACACGCGCCTACCGGTTCGGGTAGGACAGTCGGTGCTGGCAACGACCGCTCTCGCAGCCGGTCGTACCGACCGCTGGGCGAGCGGTAGTGCCGGCTACCGACGTTCGCCATTGAATCCTGCGGTCAGTCCCCCGCTCCGCCAGGTACATGGCCGCACGCCGACCGGAAAACTGTCGGCGTACGTTGCGCGACCGCACAGACGGCAGTCCGAGGCGGGCGCACCCCGGCGGAGGCGCGCGTCGATCCCGATGGCACCAACGACGACCGAGAGGCATCCATCGGATGCGTCCCCGTGACGGGCGAGGCGCTCTCGTGCCGCGCAGCGCTTGGGGCAAATTGGGGGCAAATGATCTTGAGGCCTGATCCGAAGGGTCCGGATCAGGCCTCTGACCTGCGCGTTCTTTGTAGCGGGGGCAGGATTTGAACCTGCGACCTCTGGGTTATGAGCCCAGCGAGCTACCGAGCTGCTCCACCCCGCGTCGGTGTCGAGGACACTACCTCAACCGCGGCCGGCCGCGCCAACCGGTACGCGTCAGCGCGGGGACGGCGAGGGGGACGCGGTCGCGCCGGTGAGGCGGGTCAGCTCGGCGAGCGCCTTGCGCAGGATGTCCTGCTGGCGCGCGTACTCGGCGTAGTCCTGCCGGCCGAACGCCGCGGCACCGGCCTGCAACGCCGCCTGCGCCTGGGCGGTGAGCTGGCGGATGCGGGCGTTCACGTCGCCGCCGGCGGGCGGCTCCGACACAGGGGTGTCGGGGGCGGAGGCGGGCGCGGCGAACGCCTCGTCCAGCGCGTCGGCGAACGTGTCGCCGAAGCCGACGCGGCTGCCGACGCCGACGAACACCCGCTTGAGCTGGGGGATGCGCGCGCCGGACGTGGACTGGACGTAGACGGGCTGCACATACACGAGCGTGCCGCCGACGGGCAGCGTGAGCAGGTTGCCGAGAACGACAGAGGACCCGTGCTGGTCGAACAGCGCGAGCTCCTGCGAGGCGCGCGGTGAGGTCTGGAACGTCGCGGCGCGCTGCTCGGGGCCTGGCACGGCGGTGTTGGTGGGCAGCTCGAGAACGGTGAGGTGGCCGTAGCCGTCGACGTCGTTGACGACGGAGACGAACGCCGCGAGGTTCGGGCGGGACCGCGCGGTGAGCGGCGAGGTGAGCTGGAACGACGGCCGGTCCTGGCCGGGCAGCCGGACGTACTGGTAGTAGGGCGGCTGCGGGGGCAGCTTGCGGGCGGTGCCGTCGGGGTTCTCCTTGTGCAACGACGCGTCGCCGGGGACGGCCCAGAAGTCGGCCTCGCGGAAGAACGCCGCCGGGTCGTCGATGTGGTAGCTGGCGATGAGGTCGCGCTGGATCTTGAACAGGTCCTCGGGGTAGCGCAGGTGCGCGAGCAGCTCGGCGGGCATCTCGGACCGGGGCCGCAGGGTGCCGGGGAAGGTGCGTTCCCAGGTCCGCAGCACGGCGTCGTCCTCGTCCCACCGGTAGAGGGTGACGGTGCCGTCGTACGCGTCGACGGTGGCCTTGACGGCGTTGCGGACGTAGTTGACGGAACGCTGCGTCTGCTGGTGGACGGTGGAGTCGCTGGTGAGCCGGTTGAGGTCGACGCGCTCGGAGTACGGGTAGGCGTTCGAGGTGGTGTAGCCGTCGACGACCCACACGATGCGGCCGCCGACGACGACGGGGTACGGATCCTGGTCGAGCTCGAGGTACGGGGCGGCGCGGCGGACGCGCTCGCGCGGGTCGCGCACGTAGAGGATCCGCGACTGCGGCTTGAGCGCGCCGGAGAGCAGGAGGTACCGCGACCGGAAGCGCACGCTGAACAGCAGCCGCCGCCACAGGCTGCCGATGCCGACGCCGCCCTTGCCGCTGTAGGTGACGACCTCGTCGATGCCGCCGCCCTCGGCCGGCCGGTCGACCTCCTGCTGCGAGGTGCCGACGACGGAGTACTCGGGGGCGCGCTCGCCGAAGTAGATCCGCGGCTGGTCGATGCGGATGGTGCCGGTCGGCGGGATGTCGTGGACGGCGAACTGCGGCTGCCCGAGCGAGTCGACCTCGTTGGTGGGCGCGGCGACGAGACCGTTGCCGTGGGTGAAGACGAGGTGCTCGTTGATCCAGTTGCGCTGCGCGGGCGCGAGGCCGGAGTGGTCGATCTCGCGCGCGCCGACGACGTAGGTCTCGGTCTTCCCGCCGACGTCGTAACGGTCGATGTCGAGCGAGTCGGGGAACCCGTAGTAGCCGCGGATCTGCTGCAACGACTCGAACGCGTCGCGGAGCTTGTTGGGGTCGAGCAGGCGGGCGTTGCCGACGGTGTCGCGGTCGTTGCGGAGCTGCGCGGCCGTGGCGGTCTGCGTGCCGGAGTAGCGGGTGTACGTGACGTCGGTGCCGGTGCGCAGCCGGTACGCCTCGCGGGTGGCGGCGATGTTGCGGCCGATGTACGGCGCCTCGCGCTCGATCTCGTTCGGCTTGACGCGGACCTGCTGCACGAACGTCGGGTACGCGCCGCCGACGACGAGGCTGGACACGAGCATGAGGCCGACGCCGGTGGCGGGCAGCAGCCAGCCGCGGCGCAGCAGCGTGCCGAGGAACAGCAGCGCGCAGATGACGGCGATGACGACGAGCGCCTTCAACGCGGGGAGCTGCGCGTGGACGTCCGTGTACGAGGCGCCGGTCACCTTGCCGCGCGGGGAGAACGCCAGGCCGTACTGGTCGAGGTGGTACGCGTACGCCTTGAGCAGGACGAACAGGCCGAGCAGCACCGCGAGGTGCGCGCGGGTCGCGCCGACGACCCGGTCGTCCTGCGTCTGGAGCCGGATGCCGGCGTAGAGGTAGTGCGTCGCGGCGGCGAGCAGCAGCGACAGGAACACCGCCGCGAACAGGAAGCCGGTGACCATCCGCTGGAACGGGTACGTGAACGCGAAGTAGCCGACGTCCCGGTGGAACTGCGCGTCGCGCACGCCGAAGCGGGCGGCGTTGCGCCACTGGAGCCAGGTCGCCCAGCGGCCCGACGCGGACACGCCGGCGACGACGCCGACGGCGACCGCGACGGCGGCGATCGCGCGGCGGGCGTAGGGGGCGAGCGGCTCGCGGTAGCGGTCGAGGTTGCGCTGCTCCAGCGAGTCCGGGCGCGTCGCCGGTCGGATGCGGTAGGCGACGGCGAGGTTGACGCCGACGGTGACCGCCATGAGCGAGCCGAACAGCGCGAACAGCAGCAGCCGCGTCCGCAGCACGGTGTCGAAGACGCGGGTGAAGCCGACCTCGGCGTACCAGAGCCGGTCGGTCCACAACGACGTGAACAGCACGAACAGCAGGCCGGCGACGACGAGCGTGCCGACGACGAGCGGGAACACGCGCGGGCGCCGGGACGGGCGCGGATCGGCCACGGCGCCAACGTACCCGGCGCGGTGACCGGATGCTCAGCGGGGGACGGCCTCGACGTGGCAGTTGCAGGTGTCGTCGAACGGCGGCACGCCCTCGGCGGCGACGATCTCCTCGGTGAGCTCGGCGCCGTCGCGGCCGTAGCAGCCGGACCGGGGGCAGTACGGGTCGCCGAACCGCTGGCGCGCCGCCCACCCCTCGGCGCCGCGCACCGCCTCGACCACGCCGGCGTTGCGGGCCACGGCGCGCAGCCGGTAGAGCAGCCCCGGCGGCGGCACCGCGGCGGGGTCGGCGACGAGGGTGGCGGCGTACGGCTGGAGGACGGCGATCGCCGCGTCGATCGCGAGGGTCCCGACGTCGCCCTCGGTGGGCACGCCGACCCCGCGCGCCACGCGGGCGCCGCGCGCGGCGTCGGCGAGGAGGGTGACCTCGGCGGCGAAGACGAGGCGCAGCGCGAGGTCGTCGGCGTCGCGGCCCGCGTCGACGGCGACGGTGGCGAACGCCGCGACGAGCGGGTCCATCGGCCCGACCGGGGGCGGCTCCGCCCACGGGACGGAGCGGGGGCGGTCGGGCACGGTCGCGGGGGCGGCCGGCGCGGGCTCGGGCTCGGGCTCGGCGAGCGCGGGCGCCGGAGCCGCCGCGAGGGCGGGCGCGCGCGCCGGGGCGGCGCCGAGCTCGGCGCGCAGCGCGGCGAACAGCACCGGCAGCGGCGGGTGCAGCGCGCGGACGCGGGCGGCGGCCTCGATGCGGCGGGCGTTGGTCATCGGGCGCGGCCCTTCGGTCGGGAGGTGGTGCGCGGGCGGCGGGCCGGGCGCGGCGGGGCGGCCGCGGCGGGCACCTCCAGCGAGAACGCCGAGCCCTTGCCGAGCGTCGACTCGACCACGACGTCGAGGCCGAAGTCGTCGGCGACGCGACGGACGAACGACAGCCCGAGGCCGAGCCCGCCGACGCTGCGGGTCGCGGAGCCGTCCACCTGCTCGAACGGCGTGAAGAGCGTGGCGCGGCGCTCCTCCGGGATGCCGGCGCCGAGGTCGCGGACGGTGAGCCGGACGTGCCGGCCGTCGGGGCCGAGGGAGGCGCCGATGGTGACGGGCTTGCCGGAGTACTTGACGGCGTTGT contains these protein-coding regions:
- a CDS encoding alpha/beta hydrolase, giving the protein MDVLARHNVHVTGDPDGQPMVFAHGFGCDQNMWRFVAPRFADRFRVVLFDHVGSGGSDLSAYDPERYASLHGYARDVVEICHALDLRDVVFVGHSVSAMVGVLAAAAEPGLFAKLVLVGPSPRYIDDAAYTGGFSENDIGELLDSLDSNYLGWSSAMAPVIMGNADRPELGEELTASFCRTDPAIARDFARVTFLSDNRGDLARVETPALVLQCTDDVIAPVAVGEYVASTMPNASLVLLDATGHCPNLSAPDATSDAIAAFVA
- a CDS encoding PP2C family protein-serine/threonine phosphatase translates to MFEVGPGDWVVAIGDVCGKGVDAAVVTAVARYTLRAAAVRVTSPAEALAILDDVLRRHETDRFCTVALLRLREHDGGWTATVSSGGHPRPLLLRPGAAPEWFGPEGSLIGVLDGAAFEDASTELRPGDALVLYTDGVTEARRDGEFYGEARLVDRAVRSAVAAATIAEELCTDVVDFQRGDARDDIAIVAVRVPAPEG
- a CDS encoding S1 family peptidase, giving the protein MARRARRPHRGRVLVGAAALSALAAVSAPVAARAEPSGLTVLPTRITEVPPVTEEVAGALDDAWTLSERHPADLGYPWVDRRSGTVVLDAVTPAGLATAAAFVPARGAAVPRRVRRVVASRAELDRIQQDAIALTDADVPDGHLVYVASPDPEHDRVLVTVERRSEPLLRALARRYGTRAVAVRVDPNRGSLMANRQQDISPYYGGAKIEDQNGASCTAGFSWYNANYVMITAGHCAPNGGWIYSGTASIDTYMGNVRSGYRESWTDGTGTVYMTGQTTYHGDLAYILLDKGGATWPYIYRGGPTSSSSAVVKEMLNRRAIIGDKPCFGGYVSGEQCGWYVGEISASYRYTNGETVRPAVMAFRYGSCSQHGDSGAPVYTVRTDGGITARGILSGGTHSSTATNCAMVFTDIWEADAGFPGALRTGV
- a CDS encoding aminoglycoside phosphotransferase family protein; protein product: MPRMHADEVEIGPDLVRRLLRAQLPRWADLPLTHLSSAGTDNTIYRLGDDLAVRLRRRPGAAGQVDKEYAWLPLLAPHLPAEVPVPLALGGPGEGYPWTWSVCRWVHGDVVPTDGLPDAAALACDLAAFVVALRGCDATGGPPPGDHNFGRGVPLAARDALTRRCLAELGDLVDAAAVLRVWEAALRAPVWDRPPVWVHGDLQSGNLVARDGRLRGVIDFGGLGVGDPAVDLLPAWNLLPATARATYRAATGADDATWERGRAWALSVAVVALPYYLHTNPAIVAQSWHVVAEVLADAA